In Deltaproteobacteria bacterium, the genomic window GGGCACTAAAACCTTACTATTACTCGTTGCTTTTTCTTTTACTTCGAGGACTCTTCCAGTTTTTTCAAGAAAGGTGTTCACTACTTTAGGCGCTTCATTTTTACTTGCTGTTAGATAATGGACTGTGCTCGGAAGACCAAGTACGTCGCCGGGAAATCCATCAAGACGAACTGGCAGAATGTAAGCAGCACCTTTGTTCTCGATCATTCTCTCTATGGCGTGTCGTCTCTCCAAAATGGTCCACATTTTTCCAAGATACGGTGCGCTGACAATCATAATGCAGTACCGGCTTTTGTCCCTATAAACCTCTTGGAATTTTACGCTAAGATCCTCGCCCCAAAGCTGCGCTGTTTGATAGTTATCGTAGAAAACACTGACGCCAACTTCTCGAAGACTCTCGGCAATTTCCTCTGCAAACTCACGATCCTCTCCTGCAAATGAGACAGCTACATCAAATTCATAAGTCATGTCACAAGTTCCTATTACACCAATTGAGGTAGGCCAAATTTACGCGTTTGACCAATCAACATCCGGGACACCCCGTGGGGTCGGTTCTCGC contains:
- a CDS encoding TIR domain-containing protein, which codes for MTYEFDVAVSFAGEDREFAEEIAESLREVGVSVFYDNYQTAQLWGEDLSVKFQEVYRDKSRYCIMIVSAPYLGKMWTILERRHAIERMIENKGAAYILPVRLDGFPGDVLGLPSTVHYLTASKNEAPKVVNTFLEKTGRVLEVKEKATSNSKVLVPKLLRKEFSDKEKNTFVSNSFDEIVTTLDEIVTTLDEFGHAAHREQTSLEHEIERVTSRKVVFTLYREGNELMKFKVWRGGMLGSDSICFAYGRNLDVENDNTMNEQFTVTEHKGTLMLSPLGMLTMGSGGEKKHMSPSEVTEYLWEGSLRYT